The DNA segment ATCTTCCAGAGCGGCCTGGTGTCTACCTATTCCGCAACAGACTGGGCAAGGTCATCTATGTCGGCAAGGCCAAGAACCTGCGCTCACGGGTCAGGTCCTATTTTGGCAGCAGGCCGAACTCCGAGTCGCCGAAGGTGCAGGCCATGGTGCGCCAGATTCGGGACTTGGAGACGGTGGTCACCGACTCAGAAGTCGAGGCCCTCATTCTGGAGGCGAATCTCGTCAAGGAGTACCGGCCGCGGTACAATATCAACCTCAAGGATGACAAAAGCTACCCGTACCTGAGGGTCACCAACGAACCATTCCCCCGCGTTTTCCCCACGCGCCGCGTTGTGCAGGACGGCTCACGCTATTTTGGCCCCTACACCGACGTGAACGGTCTCCGGGACTTGCTCAAGACCATACGCCGGATTTTCCCCTTGCGGAGCTGTTCCTATGAGCTCACGGAGGAGTCGATCGCACAGGGAAAATTCAAGGTCTGCCTCGATTACCACATCAAGCGGTGCTTGGGTCCATGCGAAGGTCATGTGGGACAGGCCGAGTACGCCCGCGTGGTGGACTATGTCGTGCAGTTCATCGACGGCCGCAGCAACGCGGTCGCTGACGCCCTCCGAGCACGCATGCATGAGCTTGCCGCCCAGCTTCGCTTCGAAGAGGCTGCAAGGCTCCGCGATATCCTTGCCTCACTGGATGAATTCCGCCAGAAGCAGAAGGTGGTCAGCAACTTGGCGCTGGACCGTGATATTCTGGCTACCGCTGTAGCCGGCGATGATGCGTGCGGAGTGGTGTTCAGGGTGCGCGAAGGGCGTTTGGTAGGCCGTCAGCACTTCTACATGTCGGGCGCCGCAGAGGAGTCGTTGGCTTCAGTCACCACTTCGTTCCTGAAGCAATACTATGTCAAGAGCGAGTACATCCCGGGCGAGGTTTTCGTGCCATGCGAGATCCTGGAACAGGAACAAGTGGTGCGCTGGCTTTCGGAGAGGCGCAAAGGCCAGGTGACGCTCAAGATTCCGTCCGAGGGGGAGGACTTGAAGCTGGTGAAGATGTGTCTGCGGAACGCAGAGCTGCTGTTGGGTGAGCTCAAGCTGCAGAAGGCCAGCCAACATGAGCGGGTCTCGCGGGCGGTTGCAGCACTGCAGCAGGACCTTAGTTTGCCCAAGGCTCCCCGGGTGATCGAAGCTTTTGATGTCTCAAATATCAGTGGGAGCGAGGCCGTGGCCTCCATGGTCTACTTTCGAAACGGCAAGCCGGTGAAAAGCCAGTACCGTCGCTTCAGAATAAGGGGCCCCGAGACGCCAAATGACTATGCAATGATGCGCGAGGCCGTGACCCGGCGGTACACGCGATTGCGCAATGAGGGTCAGGAACTTCCCGATTTGGTGCTGGTGGACGGTGGCAAGGGGCAACTGGCGGTGGCGCAGGAGGTGCTCGCCTCTCTCGGCTTGCAGCTGCCCGTGGTGGCGTTGGCCAAACGTCTCGACGAGGTGTTTGTGCCAGGGAGCTCGGAGCCGCAGAACATTCCGCGGTACTCGTCAGGGCTGAAGCTCTTGCAGCGTATCCGCGATGAATCGCACCGCTTCGCCGTCGCCTACCACCGCCTGCTGCGAGACAAGCGCACGCTCGAGTCAGCGCTGGACCTCATCCCGGGCGTCGGTAGTGCGC comes from the Calditrichota bacterium genome and includes:
- a CDS encoding excinuclease ABC subunit C, which codes for MGNDRRLVPLEVKLAHLPERPGVYLFRNRLGKVIYVGKAKNLRSRVRSYFGSRPNSESPKVQAMVRQIRDLETVVTDSEVEALILEANLVKEYRPRYNINLKDDKSYPYLRVTNEPFPRVFPTRRVVQDGSRYFGPYTDVNGLRDLLKTIRRIFPLRSCSYELTEESIAQGKFKVCLDYHIKRCLGPCEGHVGQAEYARVVDYVVQFIDGRSNAVADALRARMHELAAQLRFEEAARLRDILASLDEFRQKQKVVSNLALDRDILATAVAGDDACGVVFRVREGRLVGRQHFYMSGAAEESLASVTTSFLKQYYVKSEYIPGEVFVPCEILEQEQVVRWLSERRKGQVTLKIPSEGEDLKLVKMCLRNAELLLGELKLQKASQHERVSRAVAALQQDLSLPKAPRVIEAFDVSNISGSEAVASMVYFRNGKPVKSQYRRFRIRGPETPNDYAMMREAVTRRYTRLRNEGQELPDLVLVDGGKGQLAVAQEVLASLGLQLPVVALAKRLDEVFVPGSSEPQNIPRYSSGLKLLQRIRDESHRFAVAYHRLLRDKRTLESALDLIPGVGSARRQALLAAFGSVDALRQASIEEIAGVRGIPRRLAERIWKALNEGVDDQRDVSP